The Neofelis nebulosa isolate mNeoNeb1 chromosome X, mNeoNeb1.pri, whole genome shotgun sequence genome has a segment encoding these proteins:
- the ASB12 gene encoding ankyrin repeat and SOCS box protein 12 isoform X1, translated as MLESDMHKLEKIWHILVLIMRIVLLQSIKMNLMDITKIFSLLQHDKEEEDTDTGEKQALNQAVYDNDSYTLDQLLCQERYKRFINSRSGWGVPGTPLRLAASYGHLSCLQVLLAHGADVDSLDVKAQTPLFTAVSHGHLDCVRVLLEAGACPGGSIYNNCSPVLTAARDGAAAILQELLGHGAEANVKAKLPVWASNIASCSGPLYLAAVYGHLDCFRLLLLHGADPNYNCTDQHLLARVPQPRTLLEICLHHNCEPEYIQLLIDFGANIYLPSLSLDMNLQDNKGTALLLQARATPRSLLSQARLVIRRALHQASQPQAIDQLDLPPVLISYLKHQL; from the exons ATCTGGCATATCCTTGTGCTCATAATGAGAATAGTTCTGCTGCAATCAATCAAGATGAACCTCATGGACATCACCAAGATTTTCTCCCTCCTGCAGCacgacaaggaggaggaggacaccGACACAGGGGAGAAGCAGGCTCTCAATCAAGCAGTGTATGACAATGACTCCTATACCTTGGACCAGCTTTTGTGCCAGGAGCGTTACAAACGTTTCATCAACAGTAGAAGTGGCTGGGGTGTTCCTGGGACACCCTTGCGCTTGGCTGCTTCTTATGGCCACCTCAGTTGTTTGCAGGTCCTCCTGGCACATGGTGCTGATGTTGACAGCTTGGATGTCAAGGCACAGACACCACTTTTTACTGCTGTCAGTCATGGCCATCTGGACTGTGTGCGTGTGCTTTTGGAAGCTGGTGCCTGTCCTGGTGGTAGTATCTACAACAACTGTTCTCCCGTGCTCACAGCTGCTCGTGATGGTGCTGCTGCCATCCTTCAGGAACTCTTAGGCCATGGTGCAGAGGCCAATGTCAAGGCTAAACTACCAGTCTGGGCATCAAACATAGCTTCATGTTCTGGCCCCCTCTATTTGGCTGCAGTCTATGGGCATCTTGACTGTTTCCGCCTGCTTTTGCTCCATGGGGCAGACCCCAACTACAACTGTACTGACCAGCACCTATTGGCTCGTGTCCCACAGCCCCGCACCCTCCTTGAAATCTGCCTCCACCATAATTGTGAGCCAGAGTACATCCAGCTACTAATTGATTTCGGTGCTAACATCTaccttccatctctctccctggACATGAACTTGCAAGATAATAAAGGCACTGCATTGCTGCTACAGGCCCGAG CCACTCCACGGTCACTACTGTCACAGGCCCGTTTAGTTATCCGCAGAGCCCTGCACCAGGCCAGCCAGCCACAAGCCATTGACCAGCTGGATCTTCCCCCTGTGTTGATTAGCTACCTCAAACACCAACTGTAA
- the ASB12 gene encoding ankyrin repeat and SOCS box protein 12 isoform X2 encodes MTLQTKIWHILVLIMRIVLLQSIKMNLMDITKIFSLLQHDKEEEDTDTGEKQALNQAVYDNDSYTLDQLLCQERYKRFINSRSGWGVPGTPLRLAASYGHLSCLQVLLAHGADVDSLDVKAQTPLFTAVSHGHLDCVRVLLEAGACPGGSIYNNCSPVLTAARDGAAAILQELLGHGAEANVKAKLPVWASNIASCSGPLYLAAVYGHLDCFRLLLLHGADPNYNCTDQHLLARVPQPRTLLEICLHHNCEPEYIQLLIDFGANIYLPSLSLDMNLQDNKGTALLLQARATPRSLLSQARLVIRRALHQASQPQAIDQLDLPPVLISYLKHQL; translated from the exons ATGACATTACAAACTAAG ATCTGGCATATCCTTGTGCTCATAATGAGAATAGTTCTGCTGCAATCAATCAAGATGAACCTCATGGACATCACCAAGATTTTCTCCCTCCTGCAGCacgacaaggaggaggaggacaccGACACAGGGGAGAAGCAGGCTCTCAATCAAGCAGTGTATGACAATGACTCCTATACCTTGGACCAGCTTTTGTGCCAGGAGCGTTACAAACGTTTCATCAACAGTAGAAGTGGCTGGGGTGTTCCTGGGACACCCTTGCGCTTGGCTGCTTCTTATGGCCACCTCAGTTGTTTGCAGGTCCTCCTGGCACATGGTGCTGATGTTGACAGCTTGGATGTCAAGGCACAGACACCACTTTTTACTGCTGTCAGTCATGGCCATCTGGACTGTGTGCGTGTGCTTTTGGAAGCTGGTGCCTGTCCTGGTGGTAGTATCTACAACAACTGTTCTCCCGTGCTCACAGCTGCTCGTGATGGTGCTGCTGCCATCCTTCAGGAACTCTTAGGCCATGGTGCAGAGGCCAATGTCAAGGCTAAACTACCAGTCTGGGCATCAAACATAGCTTCATGTTCTGGCCCCCTCTATTTGGCTGCAGTCTATGGGCATCTTGACTGTTTCCGCCTGCTTTTGCTCCATGGGGCAGACCCCAACTACAACTGTACTGACCAGCACCTATTGGCTCGTGTCCCACAGCCCCGCACCCTCCTTGAAATCTGCCTCCACCATAATTGTGAGCCAGAGTACATCCAGCTACTAATTGATTTCGGTGCTAACATCTaccttccatctctctccctggACATGAACTTGCAAGATAATAAAGGCACTGCATTGCTGCTACAGGCCCGAG CCACTCCACGGTCACTACTGTCACAGGCCCGTTTAGTTATCCGCAGAGCCCTGCACCAGGCCAGCCAGCCACAAGCCATTGACCAGCTGGATCTTCCCCCTGTGTTGATTAGCTACCTCAAACACCAACTGTAA
- the ASB12 gene encoding ankyrin repeat and SOCS box protein 12 isoform X3, translating into MRIVLLQSIKMNLMDITKIFSLLQHDKEEEDTDTGEKQALNQAVYDNDSYTLDQLLCQERYKRFINSRSGWGVPGTPLRLAASYGHLSCLQVLLAHGADVDSLDVKAQTPLFTAVSHGHLDCVRVLLEAGACPGGSIYNNCSPVLTAARDGAAAILQELLGHGAEANVKAKLPVWASNIASCSGPLYLAAVYGHLDCFRLLLLHGADPNYNCTDQHLLARVPQPRTLLEICLHHNCEPEYIQLLIDFGANIYLPSLSLDMNLQDNKGTALLLQARATPRSLLSQARLVIRRALHQASQPQAIDQLDLPPVLISYLKHQL; encoded by the exons ATGAGAATAGTTCTGCTGCAATCAATCAAGATGAACCTCATGGACATCACCAAGATTTTCTCCCTCCTGCAGCacgacaaggaggaggaggacaccGACACAGGGGAGAAGCAGGCTCTCAATCAAGCAGTGTATGACAATGACTCCTATACCTTGGACCAGCTTTTGTGCCAGGAGCGTTACAAACGTTTCATCAACAGTAGAAGTGGCTGGGGTGTTCCTGGGACACCCTTGCGCTTGGCTGCTTCTTATGGCCACCTCAGTTGTTTGCAGGTCCTCCTGGCACATGGTGCTGATGTTGACAGCTTGGATGTCAAGGCACAGACACCACTTTTTACTGCTGTCAGTCATGGCCATCTGGACTGTGTGCGTGTGCTTTTGGAAGCTGGTGCCTGTCCTGGTGGTAGTATCTACAACAACTGTTCTCCCGTGCTCACAGCTGCTCGTGATGGTGCTGCTGCCATCCTTCAGGAACTCTTAGGCCATGGTGCAGAGGCCAATGTCAAGGCTAAACTACCAGTCTGGGCATCAAACATAGCTTCATGTTCTGGCCCCCTCTATTTGGCTGCAGTCTATGGGCATCTTGACTGTTTCCGCCTGCTTTTGCTCCATGGGGCAGACCCCAACTACAACTGTACTGACCAGCACCTATTGGCTCGTGTCCCACAGCCCCGCACCCTCCTTGAAATCTGCCTCCACCATAATTGTGAGCCAGAGTACATCCAGCTACTAATTGATTTCGGTGCTAACATCTaccttccatctctctccctggACATGAACTTGCAAGATAATAAAGGCACTGCATTGCTGCTACAGGCCCGAG CCACTCCACGGTCACTACTGTCACAGGCCCGTTTAGTTATCCGCAGAGCCCTGCACCAGGCCAGCCAGCCACAAGCCATTGACCAGCTGGATCTTCCCCCTGTGTTGATTAGCTACCTCAAACACCAACTGTAA